ACCTTGAACCATTTTAACCTATTATCTATGCAATTCTCAAGAATAGGCTTTGGTGTTTTGAGCAAAACTCTATATTCATAGGATAGAATTGAAATGTCTACTAATAGTTTCTTATGATCTCTTCAACCTATGCTTGATCATCTTTATTTTTGCGTCATGTGTAAGAATGTTCAAAAAAATTGCTACTCTTTCCTCAAGGAACATATGTTTTGTATCTTTTAGATGTCCAATGGTATGAAGCATGGGACATAGTGTATGGAAGGTATGCAAGTCCATTATAAGTTGCTCTATGCAACTCAAATCACTATGAAGAAAATTAGTAATATTTTAAAGTCCTTTATCAATAGTCATTCTTGAACTATTGATTGGCCTCTTAAGTTGTTTCATATACTCAAGTTTTAGATCACGCCAAAACACATATATATAAGGATCATTGCCCAAAATCTAAGAAACCAAATCATTAAAAACatcatttttttttccctttcttgaTAAAGGGTTGCGAGCCATactacaaattaaaaaaaaaaaaaagtcaagggATGCCCATAAGTTTTGATTGGTACAGTTAAAAATGAAAACAATTCTATCAATTTGTATATTATACATACAAATTTCATTATGTCATAGCAAGCAAAGGAAATATGAATTCCCATAAAAGTTATAGTCATGCTCatgttattgaaaaaaaaaaaatcatacctTCTTGTTATTGTGGGAGACGAATTTTTTTTTGGGATGAAGGGACAAAAAATAAAAACTAAGTTGAGAAGAAATATGAAAAGGATATATAAATAGCGTGTTTAGCTTGTGTTAACCCACCAACTCCAAAGTTAACATTTAACCCCTTGAAGAGAGGTTAAATGTTAATAAGGTTAAAAATTAACATATTCACTTTAACGTATCCAAACAACATTAAAAGTTATAAGATTAATTATTAACCCTTATTAACCCCATATCAAGCACACCCTTAGgttcattaatttttaaaaattacgtAATTGCCTAGCTCCATTGCTCCTGCTCTTTCAAAAATATCCTACTTTAACTGGATTAATATTCTTAATACCCGAATCCATATCAAACTCGATTAAAATTTAACCTCAACTATCTGACTTCGTCCAAAccccaattattattattaaaaaaatgctcaaacccatttaatttttataaattttacataaagtttattttttaataatgatttgtattttaaaatttaataattctataaaatatttaaattctatttattaaaacataatatatatatatatatatatatattataaaaacatatattttatatttaaataattatttaaataaaaaaatttagataataaATACTTAACATATAAAGCTCAAATCAGATCTAAACTTATAATAAGTATTATTACTCAAATCTAAATCCATTTCAAATCTAATTATATACTTTCTAAATTAGTAGGCTaagtatttataaatatttaatctgttATTATTCTTATTTTCATAATGTAAAAGAAAAGTTAAATTAAATTCCTACACAATTATACTTATTtcaatttctttgaaaatgaattttttaaattaaaaaattaaatttgtcattttaaatataaaaattaattaaattaaattctactaaatttttaaatttaaaaaataagggTACAAGTTGGCCGTTGACGATTAAATGTTGGACTACGAAAAACCAGTTTTGCGTGTGAAACCACATGACATCAGTCCAATTACGTCACTCATTTTGTCGACGTGTTGCCATCGCTCACGTCATTCTCTGTCCCACTCCCACATAAGTCTTCACGAAAACGATAagcaaattaaaaaataataatactaaatctgagggaaaaaaataaaaaaaaatacataaataaaaaaTAGTCAAGGATTAGGTTATTTTAtctttttactttttattttataaaaaaatatttcatcaaaATTAACATCAGATCTCCTACATTAAATAAATCTATGGGCTGACCATGCACATTATTATTTTGTAAAATTCGTGGTAATTAAAAGTACTCGCATGTACGACTTGGATTAAGTATTCATGAAAATTTGATTACCACGGTTTAATATATATTGATATGCAGGAACAATTTGTGATAACTGGACTCATGTTTCCAAGGTATAATAGCCAAAAATGCATCTTAGAACATTAATTTGACGCTTAcatttattttgtaaaaattatttaaaaaaatatttttcacatttttaacatttagatatttaaaatatatgtcaacgaaaaatatttttataataaaagaaacaaataaatatttaaaaaaagacTTTCAACTTTAAAAGAacaattattttttaaactttaattattttattaaaatataaaaataatatataatttaaatattacaattaaataataaaaataatattttttaaaaaacaattttcttcaaaaatatttcatatataatttatttttttgcaaaataAGTCTTAAATCTCAATGTCAATTGAAATTCTTAATCTAGTTAGCCAAAAATTTAGATAAATTCttgctaattatatatatatatattcatgcctaacaattaagaaaaatatttctcAATGTGCCTGTATAGTCTATGACAACCTCAACATTTAACTgccattcaaaatttttctttaagaCTTTAGCACTAtgactaaataattttaataaattaaattaaattaatattatatgtaatAAATATCTACTTagtttttttgtttttataaatGTAAAGTCTACTTAGTTCTATACATATAGCAATGACAACGAATGAAACAACAATTAATGCTGAAAAGTAACATTCATCTGCCTGAAGAAACAGGAAATGGAAAGCAGCTAGCGTTCATACTAGCAAAATATGCTAACAAAGTTGTTGACTTGATtgtcaaatatttaaaaaatatttaaaataattttaaatataaaaaattaagacaAATACTTAAGAAATACGCAttcaattttagattaatttgcaAATTACTTAAATTATATATATCTAGTAAACGGAACTATTATagcattttaaattaaattcaaaagattgtattaattaaaataaaaaaaattcataacatAAAGTTTAAGAAActaaaaattcaattattaatttctatgaaaaaaatttcagatttaATTTAGTTTCAACAGAAGCTGGACAATTATCCGTCTCAAGTAAAAATCTTTGAACCTTCGAGGAAAATCCATCTAAATTTAAGATTCAAATGGGAATTCTATCtgttgtaaaataaaaaaaataaatataataataataataataataataataataataataataaggaaaGAAATCACATAGAGAGAAAACACAAAAATGATTAGACGTCATAAAcattatcttctttttttttttttctttaaatcatAATCATTATCATTTAAACATAAAAAATTCATGGCCAGTAATCTGTACACGTCAGCCAAATTATTTCCCATTAATAAATCTGCATGATATTATCCAGACAGCACCAATCAGGAGGAATTGCAACCTCTCGTCTCTGTAGCTAGAATAACCTCCCGATAATGATAACAATAAAGATAATGATaatgataacaataataataataataacaatataaatatatttttccaCAACAAACTTAAAAAATAAAGAGGTGAAAAAATAATCTAACATAgaaatgtataaaaaaaaaattcaaaatcttGCTCAaagtaataattataataatttttaatttagatttaaattttaaattttttaattttcataaataattataatattattaaattaaaatttatgggtATTACTTAATAACTAAAATTCACATGTAGATAGTATAATTATtgagtttttttaaaaaatatttagttATAGTTTTTTGTGactcatcaatatatatatatatatatatatatatatatatatatatatataatcaccaatctattatataattttttaaaaaatttttagtaTACTTATTTTACTTTGCATAAATTATGATGTgtgttattatttttaataaatattgagtATAATAATAAAACTTACTATACTTTTAATAGAGAATTTAGATTTAATCCTTAAAGAAATAAAACCTGAAAGAATAACCATTATTTCAGACCTAGAAATAACTATGACAATTTTAGATGAAAACAACatctattataatttaaaaacaaaaataatagCAACATAATGACTTTAAAATATACAAgttaaaatgatttaaaaaaaagaaagaaatagtagctcataaaattaagaaatacaattattatttagttaatttaatgaatgaaaataaattaaaatttttaatttaatatataacatAGCAGATTTTGACACAATTAATAtgattttgttatgaatatttatCATCTGTCAATGcgtgttaaaataaaataaaataaaataaattaagctTATATATATGCTAGGTGGCGACTTCATAGAGAATCACAAGGCATTCACTTTTGAGAGGAGCTTGAACTACCCTATAAAATTATATTCTAGCAGGAATCCTAGTTGGAATAGGGGTTCACCCTAATTTTTCATAGATTAGACAGATCACCATTGTCATTAAACCATTTCACGTGACGTTTGGAAGTCTCCTCGTCGAACCGAGTAGGTGCAATATAAAAATCCACAGAAACCATTTTCATTGGAGCTTTCGCTTGGGCCCTCTTCTTTATAAAACAGTTAAAGGTCAATAGTACGTATCATAGAGTTCAAACACGTTTTATTTTCAAACTTGGAAGATATAATGATACCAGATATGTGAAATTGTTGATATGAGCTGAGAATTGATCACTTGATCTCTGAGAAATGGTGAGAGCTGCATTCTTTGACAAAAATGGACTCAAGAAAGGTGCTTGGAGTCCGGAAGAAGACGACAAGCTAAAAGCTTATATTATGAAATATGGCCATTGGAACTGGCGTGAACTTCCCAAGTTTGCAGGTAGCTAGAGAACATTAGTTATTTGCCACAGATCTGTTCAGCTTATTTTGTTTAATTAGATTGACTAGGTTTATTAGGAGCAGAGGGAATAACTCTGATTTGGGTTTTGGATTTTACAGGACTGTCAAGGTGCGGCAAGAGTTGCAGACTAAGATGGATGAATTACCTTCGTCCAGGTGTAAAATATGGAAACTACTCCAAAGAAGAAGGGGCTTTAATAATGAAATTGCATAAACAATTAGGAAATAAGTAAggattttatctatttttcaACATCTTATAGATTTGTAATCATAAAATCTCACTTTTTCTTTTGTACTGATAAATTTCTCCTACTCTTACAGATGGTCGAAGATAGCTGCAGAATTACCAGGAAGAACAGACAATGAGATTAAAAACTACTGGCACACCCATCTGAAGAAACGCACAAAGGAAAGCCAAAGCGCAACTAGGCTGAAAGAGAAATGCTCAATGGAGCAATCAAGTGAAATTGCCAAATGTGAGGTCAACAGCAAGAATGAAGATCTGAAAGATGAGAGTTCCGTCCCAAATAATCCACTGCACCCAATATTAGAAAGCTCCCCGTTATCCCCAGAGCCTTCTTCTAATGAACTTTCTTATTTGACCTCTGATTCTTCTCTGGTTACAGTATCCGGTACAAGTTCAAGTTCAAACTGGATTGCAGGAGATGGTCTACTTTCCTTTGAAACATTTGAAAGCACTAGTGAAGATTTCTGGACACAACCGTTTGTAGCCGACCCGGATGGATATAGGTTACCCTTGCCAGAGGGGGGACTTGGATCTTCGTATTTGACAAGCTATGACGATGTTATGGATTTGTTCTACCAGGGGATGCAAGACGTCGGAGGAATTAGTTCAGCGGCAGACATCTTGCACATATGTGCACCACAGCCGATCGGTTGGTTGAACATGCAATAACGTTATTCATGTAATTTAAACATTGTATTAATTAGTATTGTATTATTTAGTCCCAAAAGGTTGGTTAAGTAGCAAGGGAGATTCATTTAACTTGACTTTGAGAAGTCTCACATTCAAATTTTGTTACTGAAGGCCTCTTGGTGTGGTGGTATATTTACATTGAATTACCCCTATCTATAGGAGTATCTTAAACTTTAAGTCTAACACAGGTGTGGTAGGAATTATTCTAGATGTGTGTGCGTGCAAATAGAGTAATGTTTCTTGTTCGGCATGTAATCAACTTATTTGTATAtctattttagaaaaaaaataaatatattatttattttaatatttactaTTATTGTACTATTCTTGTTTAACAAATTTATGCTCtgtttatttcatgaaaaatatttatttagaaaatattttttatgttttttaaCATTCGAGCACTTAATTATACATTGCAATTAAACACACACTATTATACCATTATAAATTAGTagtatgtatttattttatatatgtataattgttaaatatattattaaaggaAATACTAAGTCATCTTTAAGAaaaaagactttttttttttaaagagaaagtcattttttattttttaaattttaataatttcattaaaatgtGAAAAACAATTATACATACATTAAATAAGCATATACCATTAATTTAATGTTGCTATTAAACAATggaaatgaaaatattttctttcataaaaaatatttttcatatacaaattattttctaTGAAACAAACAAAGCCTTAGAGTGAAAATAAAGTACAAAGGCAAATATGATTTGCGAAAGGAATATTATAAAGTGTTATAATCATAAGATTTTTATTGCATCAAAATAACGTCCTTAATTATTATCGCTATGTTAGAGTAATAATACGATGTAGATGAAAGTTAAGTACCGGAATGAAATGCATAAGATTATAATATCTTGATTTGTTAAAGTTTATTTATATAGGGTGGAATAGTAGTTACAGTTATTAAGGATAGTGAATAGTGAGTAGTCTTTAGAAAAGGAAGAGGCTTACTGTGTTCACGATTACAAAATAAAGGTAACAATAAATTAATGAATCATTAATTTAAGGTCATGTTTAATATAACGtaattaaagttgtaatatagtcataattatattatatatttgattatattttgataataaaaaaaatttgatgtAATAAATGACAATTACATAATGTAATCAATTATATTTAAAGTAATGAAATAATCATTATATACAAAAATGGATGCAATAATGATTACTTGGTTtgaatttttctatttattttttgtttgaatttttctatttattatcaACATTACCACCACCATTACTATTCGCCCACTACTAATACTACCACCACTATCCTCACCCTGTCACCACCACTACAACCACTATCCTATTACCATTATTGCCATAACCGCTACTACCACTTAACCATTACTATCACCATTTAACCATTACTATTACCACTTAGCTGCTACCACCTCGATCTACTACCATTTGGCCACTGCCTCACCTTGCCACCACCACCTAACCACCATTTTCACCACTGCCACCACCGCTACCACCACCACTTGGCTACCACTACCATTCGACAATCAATCATTGTAACTATTACCACtcgttattaatattataaataaaataaatattaaataaaaattattattacattacattacttatatttttattttgcaatcaaacataaaaatataatgataattacattatattacattataacTTTGATTGCATTACATAATTGATTACATTGCATTATATTACGCTCTACCAAATGTAACCTAAGGTTAGTATATATTGATGCCTATATTTTGACTCTGACATTAAGTTGAATGATATGTGTGTTGCAAGTGTGCAAATGATGAGTTCTATAAAGTGAGTGTGCCATAGGTTCATGTGGACTATTTATAGGCAATGAGTCATTGGAGAAAGTCGCACCTTCAACTTACAGTAGCCAGAAGATGAAAAGGACTTCCAAGACCTTAGGAAGCTTTAGAAAAGTCTTCATTAGCATTATGAGAAGCTTATAAATCCTACAAAACCTTATTAAAAAGCACTACAAGGATCTTCAttgacctttggaaggtatggaATGCTTGAGGAACCTTAAGAGCTCCATAAGAGTATTCAATAACCTTAGGAAGTTGATGAAACTACAAAACCTTAAGAAAATAAATGAGGGTCTCTGCTAACCTtaggaatgtaacaccctcactgtagcaattccgtacattctactgttctgatgaccggtgtcggtccggacagctaaaacgtctggaaaaataattagactagagtgaggagtcataaataactcaaatattaataaaaaaaatttaggaaaaattttagaaataaaatacaaccaaattaaatgagccggtgccctagcgatgggtaacctagtaggaagttgcggttctcgcaactaggagccctagacctgggggaaaattcataaaataatttttgggactccagagaagagtcattgaggtttctatggcattagaatgccaagaaaaggtttaaaattttttttcaattggtacagacaattttggcccgttaagccaaacggagggcattttagtcatttcgtcttcagagatgatttttggccaacttgtctaattaagcaaataattattataatctaaaatatgaataaatattgttaaaaattaaattgaaaatgagtagagaagagaagaaaagaaaatgaaagaaaatgctaattgtaacatcatatgatgtcatttaaatttcctccaccaatcacaatttgttaaactcattaaaagagataaaagagaccaaaaaattgaaaaaccaatctgcatcttcaacctttgggcagccaaaaaacgttgagagagagagagagaagaggttccaccattaaagctcccttaagcttcatttcccacttcaattcaccttaaaaccttatcctcccttcactaaaaattatacccacaccaaggagaagtatttggcagccaagaaaaagtAAGAAAGTaaggaaaaattaaagtcttggttggcttggatttgagctacaagaggttagtgccctaaacaatttctttctttctttaatcttgtaagcatgctaaatcaagtagaaaattgtgtgaaattaaaagaaaaacttgagtaaatgaaatctctaaatttggcagccatgagaaagtttaaggattgttggtttttgatgaaattaagtggcttaattatgttattgatgagtatagatgatggataacgtgatttggtatgagtttggtgtgtgtatgccatgaattggaaatttgagttagggtttgagcatgaaattgagactttgatcatgtaatgatgaaagcgagttttaatggtcaattagtgaccatttggtaattggtaaacaagaaatcaagtgtgtttagtgatgggatttaggtttagtgtggctgccctaggtgacctgcagaattggacatgagtccaggaggtttgggcagccataacttaaattgtagaggttcaattggtaattGGTCAATTAgatatgaaactaaacacataatggcacaactttggtgaagaaaccatgcccataagaccaaaccaagtagaccaaaagcttgccccaatcctggtgacctgcagtctgtttctgcagaatgaccaaatgaacagtatttagtcatttggccataactcagtgtagaatggtccaattgacctgaaattttacccacaacaagctgagatatagaccaacaactttcatgtggaaacctaacccaaattatgaccagaacctatccaacaagtgagttgaagtcactgttcactgcattgtagatatggtcagtccagaaaaatttcaatccggccagttatggtaaagtgaccataacttgagctacaaaactccaaatggagtgattcaaaaaaagaaattcaactagacaaaataaggaacaactttcctgttgatcattttaccaaattcccactgcaaaattgaccaatggaacagtaaacacaaggaatgaaaactgaaaattctgcccaattaacattaagcttggaaatggtattggcaaccaataccaacaaattttgaatccaaaatgtggtatctttgagaacttagtttcaataaatttattatgtattaaaaagtcaacaatttgagtgaatagtaatacaaagacacaaagtataataactaaattggtagaggaaattaaggtatgaaatttggaatccatgaaacattcatggattacttggaatagaaatagtaatttacctaaatgacttaatgaacatttaatttatgtgaatatataattaagatttgtattcccattactagtaggtttaataaaacatgagtgataccacttgaatatgaaatgtacttacatgaatagattgttgaatgaataaatgtgataaaagtgtcatttgtgatttaggttcccatcaagagagaaaggaaaaatgttttgaacgtgaatggtacatgagattaaatgaatgtgaattgtaattagtatgaaaattacgatgaatgcataaattacctagaaatatgaatttggaaattatgtttccattataaacaaaattagaatgctataaaatatataaacgaaaaatataatgaaatgatgaaacatgtaaactcttaatggtactttGTGCCcacgtattgcctagacacgtgtgtcagattggatagattggcatgccaatagggtattgttttagcagtactgcgaaaaggctttatgcctgtattcatggctttatgcccgtattcatggcttttatgcctgattatatgatatcatggctttttagccatactgactgcatacattgttgacgttctgcgtcccatggtatgacggcccgaggcaccgcggtgtccagtgccaacgacccattatccagtttattcagcctattataggttacttgggcagtgaaatttattgaaataagttaagaatattagtaataaaaaaaattagaaattaaataaatgagtaagatgacctaaaataaattagaataattatttattagaaagaatcgaaatgaactggaccgatatcaaaatttacttattatcaaataatctgagacaacctagaaagtattgagaaaatgctaaaagattagcaacaaaaattataacacacataaatattgcaaatgtgacttacatgataatataagcatatatttattatttttagatcaattttctttgtacattattactgtacattggcgaaataaacacttctaaAGAAGACTAACttacgataaaacatattaaattttggaatcacatgtgaagtataaataaatcttaattatttaaattatattttatttctatctttatttgtatattatttccttgttatattattgcaccactaagcagcaatgcttagcgcgatggaattgtttcctcgcgcaggtactgaagttaaagcccagcgaatactaaacagagattttagagttctgatctgcagagcgttcaaggttgtcacctcctcagcaatgcatgtagatagggctcacattaagaatatcatgtattttgtgtatgttatttatttcttatattgtaatataaattagcaaattgtaattaatttgtatatcatgtaaattaaggatttatttaattattgcaaatgatgtaaattaatgcaaaattgagaattttgctataagaatggagcatgaatgaatttgtacaaatgagtatagatttgaattacataatgatttttcaa
This sequence is a window from Hevea brasiliensis isolate MT/VB/25A 57/8 chromosome 10, ASM3005281v1, whole genome shotgun sequence. Protein-coding genes within it:
- the LOC110660138 gene encoding transcription factor MYB10, whose product is MVRAAFFDKNGLKKGAWSPEEDDKLKAYIMKYGHWNWRELPKFAGLSRCGKSCRLRWMNYLRPGVKYGNYSKEEGALIMKLHKQLGNKWSKIAAELPGRTDNEIKNYWHTHLKKRTKESQSATRLKEKCSMEQSSEIAKCEVNSKNEDLKDESSVPNNPLHPILESSPLSPEPSSNELSYLTSDSSLVTVSGTSSSSNWIAGDGLLSFETFESTSEDFWTQPFVADPDGYRLPLPEGGLGSSYLTSYDDVMDLFYQGMQDVGGISSAADILHICAPQPIGWLNMQ